The Micropterus dolomieu isolate WLL.071019.BEF.003 ecotype Adirondacks unplaced genomic scaffold, ASM2129224v1 contig_8912, whole genome shotgun sequence sequence TCTTGTGTTTGACCCGTGAGACAGAACAGAGAGGTTTCTGGGTCACATCAGGACGTCCTCCAGAACCGAGGGATGGACGTCTGCAGCCTTCAGGCTCAGCAGCAGCCGCTCGACTGTGGCTTTCTTCCCTTCGCACCGTCTCCACTGGACCAGACCGGCCAGAACCGCTCCGTGAGTACTGAGCGGGTGATCGGCCCGGCACCGGAACAAAGCCTCCGCGGACAGACCCAGGTCCA is a genomic window containing:
- the LOC123965234 gene encoding death domain-containing protein CRADD-like; translation: NCKRLRLSADVRQLPDSVLQKVPSDRELSRLASRLGAEWESVLMDLGLSAEALFRCRADHPLSTHGAVLAGLVQWRRCEGKKATVERLLLSLKAADVHPSVLEDVLM